In bacterium, the following proteins share a genomic window:
- a CDS encoding tetratricopeptide repeat protein produces MSLNASHFGSRPLPARRKVILAAILIAVAIAFLPALENGFISDDFGLIVRRISTLESPRGLGQLVGNVYWWGTGQIEARHDLYRPFVSATFWIEYQLGGDSPFVYHLSNYLVHLANTALVYLCLAPVAGGGLAVTVAALFGLSPMAVTSVGWISGRTDLWAAFFVLLFLWLFGLARRRRSNVFLIGACVSLFLALTAKEAAIIAPLIAWVLERSRTARELAGDRSDRPVGHYLLMIAPVAAYLIVRWIAVGVLLFRSPTGTGSLADPVPFLAERIVRTATNILAPIHYSFYSEFLWSATDARGVGFVLVWIVFLVLIALAVMGLIRRQLWAAGGLWFGAALLPVYLMGQSWAALSDFYAYLAIPGFWLFVTEGVRALAKTAIPRWKVPPIPVYVVIGGLAMVFGAATFVRLPILRSQFALAEHMVQREPSSLRAVMSMGEEYFAMRNASQGEEWMMRAAKIDPSSKDPWMKCAQFHIARGDLRSAASFVDTLAVLAPQSGDAQAVIARFYFEAGHCEESVEVFKRSLSLAYPTSVTLYDYGMALLCIGKDSVAADVYDLALQQRPFWPEAYANLGLAYENMGQLARAAEAYLKALEQDSRFAPAWESLAIVYLQMGRTGDARRAAQGYFSLDPPSERAERLRQALEQAEE; encoded by the coding sequence ATGTCCCTCAACGCGAGCCACTTCGGGAGTCGTCCGCTCCCGGCGCGACGCAAAGTGATCTTGGCCGCCATATTAATTGCGGTCGCGATCGCTTTTCTGCCCGCTCTGGAGAATGGATTCATCAGCGATGATTTCGGCTTGATCGTCCGTCGGATAAGCACTCTCGAGTCGCCGCGAGGTCTGGGGCAATTGGTCGGCAATGTCTACTGGTGGGGGACGGGCCAGATTGAAGCCCGGCATGACTTGTATCGCCCGTTTGTGTCAGCCACCTTCTGGATCGAGTATCAACTCGGCGGTGACTCACCGTTTGTTTATCACCTGTCCAACTATCTCGTTCATCTCGCCAACACGGCGCTCGTCTATTTGTGTCTGGCACCGGTAGCGGGCGGGGGACTCGCCGTGACGGTCGCCGCATTGTTTGGATTGAGTCCTATGGCCGTAACGTCGGTGGGATGGATTTCCGGAAGAACCGATCTGTGGGCGGCGTTTTTCGTTTTGCTTTTCCTCTGGTTGTTCGGGCTGGCGCGGCGGCGGAGATCGAACGTATTTCTCATCGGCGCTTGCGTGAGTCTCTTTCTTGCGCTGACCGCGAAAGAAGCGGCCATCATCGCGCCGCTGATTGCCTGGGTGCTCGAGCGCTCGCGAACGGCGAGGGAACTCGCTGGAGACCGATCGGACCGGCCCGTCGGACATTACTTGCTGATGATTGCCCCGGTGGCTGCCTACCTGATCGTGCGTTGGATCGCGGTGGGAGTGCTGCTTTTTCGTTCGCCTACGGGAACCGGATCTCTGGCCGATCCGGTGCCTTTTCTGGCTGAGCGGATCGTACGAACAGCCACCAATATCCTTGCTCCCATTCACTACAGCTTCTACTCCGAGTTCCTGTGGAGCGCAACGGACGCGCGGGGCGTGGGCTTTGTGCTGGTTTGGATCGTGTTTCTCGTTCTGATTGCCCTGGCAGTAATGGGACTGATCCGACGGCAACTGTGGGCAGCCGGCGGGCTGTGGTTCGGAGCGGCTTTGCTGCCGGTGTATCTGATGGGACAGTCGTGGGCGGCGCTCTCCGATTTCTACGCGTATTTGGCGATTCCGGGTTTCTGGCTGTTTGTGACGGAAGGGGTGCGAGCTCTGGCCAAGACCGCGATTCCCCGGTGGAAAGTTCCGCCGATTCCGGTATACGTCGTCATCGGCGGTCTGGCGATGGTCTTCGGCGCTGCGACCTTCGTTCGTCTGCCGATTCTGCGCTCGCAATTTGCTCTGGCTGAGCACATGGTTCAGCGCGAACCGAGTTCACTCCGGGCCGTGATGAGCATGGGCGAGGAGTATTTTGCGATGCGAAACGCGTCGCAGGGGGAAGAGTGGATGATGCGCGCGGCGAAGATTGATCCCTCGAGTAAGGATCCGTGGATGAAGTGCGCGCAGTTCCATATCGCGCGTGGAGACCTGAGAAGCGCTGCGTCGTTCGTGGATACGCTGGCGGTTCTGGCACCGCAGTCGGGCGACGCTCAGGCGGTGATTGCGCGTTTCTACTTCGAGGCCGGGCATTGCGAGGAATCGGTGGAGGTTTTCAAGCGATCCTTGTCGCTTGCCTACCCAACTTCCGTAACCTTGTACGACTATGGCATGGCTCTGCTTTGTATCGGAAAGGATAGCGTGGCGGCGGACGTGTACGATCTGGCTCTCCAGCAGCGGCCGTTTTGGCCCGAAGCCTATGCGAATCTCGGTCTTGCCTATGAAAACATGGGGCAGCTCGCGCGCGCGGCCGAAGCCTACTTGAAGGCGCTCGAACAGGATTCCCGGTTCGCTCCGGCCTGGGAGTCGCTGGCGATTGTCTATCTGCAGATGGGGCGAACCGGCGATGCCCGTCGAGCGGCTCAAGGCTATTTCAGTCTGGATCCGCCATCGGAGCGAGCGGAGCGCTTGCGTCAAGCGCTCGAGCAAGCGGAGGAGTGA